The Coffea arabica cultivar ET-39 chromosome 10e, Coffea Arabica ET-39 HiFi, whole genome shotgun sequence region GAGTTAAAATTTTGGCAGGTTTGGGAGTATCCCACTGACTATTTATCGTGTtgaatttggttgttgaggttgGAATCTCGGTAGACTTGGGAGTATCCCAATAACCGTTTTATAGAATTAGAATCTCAGTTGGAGTTAAAATTTTGGCAGGCTTGAGAGTATCCCACTAACCGTTTATTGTGTTGAATTTGGTTGTTGAGATTAGATTCTCGGTAGATTTGGGAGTATCCCACTAACCGTTTTATCGAATTGGAATCTCAGTTGGAGTTAAAATTTTGGCAGGTTTGGgagtatcccactgaccgtttatCGTGTTGGATTTGCTTGTTGAGGTTGGAATCTTGGTAGGGTTGGAAGTATCCCACTAACCGTTTTATCGAATTGGAATCTCAGTTAGAGTTAAAATTTTGGCAGgcttgggtttgtcccactgacCGTTTATCGTGTTGGATTTGGTTATTGAGGTTGGAATTTGGGTAGGTTTGGGAGTATCCCACTAACCGTTTTATCGAATTGGAATCTCAGTTAGAGTTAAAATTTTGGCAGGCTTGGGTGTGTCCCACTGACCGTTTATCGTGTTGGATTTGGTTATTGAGGTTGGAATTTGGGTAGGTTTGGGAGTATCCCACTAACCGTTTTATCGAATTGGAATCTCAGTTGGAGTTAAAATTTTTGCAGGTTTGGaagtatcccactgaccgtttatCACGTTagatttggttgttgagattGAAATCTCGGTAGGTTTGGGAGTATCCCACTAACCATTTTATCGAATTGGAATCCCAGTTGGAGTTAAAATTTTGGCAGGATTGAGAgcatcccactgaccgtttatcgtgttggatttggttgttgaggatGAAATCTCGATAGATTTGGGAGTATCCCATTAATCGTTTTATCTAATTGGAATCTCAGTTGAATTTAAAATCTTGGCAGGTTTGAGAGTATCCCACTAACCGTTTATCGTGTTGGATTTGATTGTTGATGTTGGAATCTCGGTAGGTTTGGAAATATCCCACTAATCGTTTTATCGAATTGAAATCTCAATTGGAGTTAAAATTTTGGCAAGCTTGGGAATATCCCATgtggcggccccacttctccctaaggcgaaccagagggttggcgggtcgcctgcctagctctcgccaggactcacgcaagaaaACCGACTAAACCCTTTCCACGTATAACTTAAACCGAAACAAAATTCGTCATCCGAACATGTCACACCTTTAAACGGCCGGAATACtaaaacacattaacttcagaaaTAACATTGACATTGGACATCTGTAAGTTCACCCTTGGTACATCTCCAACTAGCCTAACACATAACTACACTTATACAATACAAACCACAAAGTGAAATCTGAAAATTACAAataaattcatacaagccaaaacttagggtttgcacttttccagcttcaagtggcaacccaaaacaaaagataCATAGACCGATTCGAAACAAtatttacaaaagccaaaagaagaTTTCAAATCTCTCGAATGCCAAaacctgttaagaaaaataaatatcgtgtggtgagctaaagctcagtggtgcccaaaAACACGCAATCATATAACACAAGTAGTAAATAATCTTCAAGCTTAAATTCAGCAAGTAGAAAAGCATATAACAGCacagggtaggatacaggggctctcaggagccatttccacgaacttgatcaaaattaatcgcagttgaccctccgtcaactctcactatctaaagtccatgtagatccattATTTTTCCTTAACACGCTCCAACTAACTTACTCCCACCGGGCCCGTACACCtcacgagagagtttggtattactcgagtataccttttgTAAACTAGTCGAGGAATTCATCCAACGACGTCACattataaactagtcgagggattcacccaacgacgtcacaacacgtttttaccaagtcaggataagaggccctcccaccctaaggtgtggtacattcccctgcctggtagattagttgacgagtctacgctccagtcaacaattgcaagatattcgagaaaacatttcaagcaagtcaccactcgaaaggctagtgcgataaagtacacactgccacTTCGATGGTTCAGGAAAACCactttccaattatcacataacaagtcaagaaagcactttaacacttTAGCCATAGAACAAGCACAGACACTCACCAAAATTGAGgctcaaaagtcaagctgggaatccAAGTCCACgccctcgctaaaccctagaaaaccaagttttTAAAAACTGTAAGTTTTactatataaaatattatctggtatataactagtttattttctcggaataaattaataaatctcTTAGAATTAAAGCTGATAAAGCgataaaatatttcgtatgaTTTCTTTAAAGatacttttctttctagagagtaactaaaatcaatttaattcaaacaagttttcttgccgaacaagttttctaagcctttctttttataattattaaaatctcatgtttttaacaattttcatCAAAACAACTAGTCAGGAATAATTTAACGAAAAACTTAAAGTTTAGAAGTTAATACAATTATTTCCTAAAAGTAATAAAACAAgtttaagcaaagaaaagaattaactagttagcaaggttttaaaagtcctgtcatttaaattttaatattaacgTGCTATTCTCAATTTATATAACTTAATATTAAgacaaaatatttcaataaagctTGATAAAAAATACTCGAATTCAAAAGACCAAAAAGGATTTCACAATTTCAAATCATTTGCACATTGTATTCCCGGTTGCCAAAATAGCCAAAAcacaattcaaacatcaatttcactagggcttcatcaatcattagccctaggtctcaacagattcaattccaaataaaattcaacaaagaaAGTCCAAGGTATCAAAACAAACCCAAATCACAACCCATGGTCCTTCCAAGTACATTTCAGCCAACCACTTGAACAAATTTCCCAAAATTAAACTCTtgcaaaaattactcaaatggccaagagcttcatcaaccATTAGCTCTTGACGACAAACAATCATTCCTTGTAACAATCAACCAGAAATTTAACTCAAACACAGAAGATAAGTCACGGCTAGCTTACCCACAACTAACTCTagaatttcagatttttcctttcttgtttcgatagtcaagaaaaattccagcaaatgTTAATTCTAGATATCCATTAACTCCATCTTTTACTtgctagaaacactaaacatatGGCTTATAATCTGTCcaacatgaaatgaatcaaatAACAAGTAATTCCAGCAAATTCTTCCACCAAGACGTCCCCATAAATCTGACATCATCTAAGATATaatcttccaacaatttgaCAGTTTAAATGTGAAACTTTCTCCAcaaattcttcatttttccactccAGCTCAACATGCAGAGTGGAGTTATCATGCTACGGTGTATCTTGTGcaacaatatgaaatttacagcCAAAGATTCAAAAGGAAAGCTGGATAAAATTCTGTTTCCTTCTCTCAGCCatgctgaaaattttcagcagcaatCCATCTTTAAAGCAAGGAATTCCTCCAATAATCTCTCCATTTCACACTTAAATCTAAAATGCAAAAGGTGATTAGCAAGCTACAAGTAAATCTTAAACATCCCACACGAAAATCCTAGCTACAAATTCGAagaaaaactaatcaaatgttcaACCCCTTCTCTCTGCCGAAAAATTCAGatttcatcttttctttttttttttctttctttttctctaacCACGACTCACATCAGCTTCATGCATGATCAAAATAATTAACTATCTATCAGTTTTGATCCAAACCAAGTGCGGACAACATAAAAAATTATCATCCAACCAGAAATTCATTCGATCCTTCTCGGTTAGCTTGCATGCAAGCAGATTTTGTGTTCCTACAACTTTCTTGCTTAATCAAGGCTAATTAACCTCATGCAGAGCTTGATCATCCAGATTTTGGTTAGTTAAATACACATTTAAACTCAAATTATCACAAATTAACAAACTAAAGCTGCAATTCCAGCTCAAACTCTCGGCAGCTTCAATTCTTTCCAAACCAGTTTTCTTGCAACTCAATTCTTTTTTCCAGCCGCACAATTCCCACATGCATGCCCCTAAACAGCTTCATCAACCAATAAACAACTAATctaagtccagaaattacctcagcttgAAGATTAATACACGCGACTGGCAGCTGAAATATTTCTCTCCTCTCGGCTTTGCTCACGCACGCGAGGATGGTTGGTCTGAGTTCAGTGGTTGCAGCTGTGGTGGTTGTGATTGAATTGATCACGGCTGGTTGAGGGTGAAGAATGAAATGGCAGCTCTCGATGGTGATGGAGGAAGTAATGAAGCTCGCACGGTTATCTCTTGCTCTCACCCTCTCTCGGACAGTTCAAGGTTCGCAACTCGCACAGCTCTCTCTCTGGTTTCCTCTCGTCGATGATACCAAGGCAGGgaatggagtgaaatggaaTGGTGTTGTGGGGTGTTGGAGTTGCTGAAATGGGGAGACAAATCGCGGATGAAGGAGATGGAGGGTGTGAGTGGAGAATGAAAGGCAATCCGGCAGAGATGAAAATGTTTGTGTTTTAGAGTTGGCCAATGAAGCTTTGGTGGTTGCATGGTAAGTCCGAGATGGTGGAGGGCcaatttggtcttttcacatttcatccgAATTTCCACTCAAGTCCTCAATCCTAttctaattccaaaatttacgCCGAATGTAATTTGAATGCCTACTAGTCTCGCAAAAATTAAACTATCGAGATTCAACGTCCTAAGCGTAATTATAAAAAGTTTTGACTTAAAACGATTTCGTTTTAGTTCTAGGTTTCCGTTAACACCTAACGttattaacacttaaaattagctattgaaattcaaataatctaatattaaagcaataaaatactCTACATcatgaaatattaatttaacttAGAAAGATTCAAGTAACTtaatatttgcacaattaacttagttatatataaaaattatgATCACATACTTATTTAAAAACCAACAATGGTAACGGTTATTAAGAGTCTAAAATGCAAATGCAAcatgtatatattattttttttcccaaggttctcacatcctcccccccTTAAATGAATTTTGTCTTCAAAATTCTCACCTTCTAATAAAatagttcagggtatttcttctGCATATCTTCTTCcagttcccaagttgcttcctttattccatgatttttccataaaatcttcaccaaaggaattttcttacttctcaATTCTTTTACTTCTCTTTTCAAAATCTTAACTGGTCCTTCCTCATAAGTTAATGACTCATCCACTTCAATACCTTCTAATTGCAACACGTGGCTTGGATCGGGGTGACATTTCTTGAGCATAGAAACATGAAATACATTGTGAATCTTGgccatgctcgaaggcaattGCAGTTGATACGCCACTTTTCcgattcgtttcaaaattttaaaaggtCCAATATACCTCGGCTTTAACTTTTTACCCTTCTTGAACACTACTCCACCCTTCACGGGTTTAACTCTTAGAAAAACTTTGTCTCCTACTTCAAATTCCAGATCTTTCctccttgtgtcggcgtagctcttttgtcgactctgGACAGTTTGAAGCCTTTCCCTAATTACTTTCACTTTCTCACGAGCTTCTTCCATCCAAGGTATAACCGTCGGatctaaaattttcttctttcctacttcatcccaatgaatcagagatcgacaccttctcccatacaatgcttcataaggtgccatttgaattgaagcgtgatagttattattataagcaaattctACTAAGGCCATATACTGACtccatttacctccaaaatccaatatacacgaCCTCAGCATATCCTCCAAAGTCTGAATTGTCCTTTTCGACTGCCCGTCTGTTTAGGGATGATAAGCGGTACTAAACCTCAACTTGGTCCCCAAtgtctcttgaaatttctgccagaaACGTGAAACAAACCTTGGATCTCGGTCCGACACAATGCTCATAGGAATACCATGCAATCTCATgatctcttctgtgtacaacttggCCATTTTTTCCAAAGGAAAGCTCATACTCACAGGTAAAAAATGCGTGGACTTGGTAAGCCTGTCAACTATCACCCAAACCGCATCAAATCCTTTTCGACTTCGAGGCAATCccgttacaaaatccatggttatGTGGTCCCACTCCACTCAGGGATTTCTAGTGGTTGCAATAAACCAGaaggtttctgatgttcagcttttACTTGCTGGCATATCAGACATTTTTGTACAAACTTTGCCACGTCCTTTTTCAAACCGTCCCACCAGTATAATTCCTTCACATCGTGATACATTCTGTTCACTCCTGGGTGTATAGTATACCTTGATCGATGTGATTCTTCTGGAATTTCTTTCCTTAACTCTTCATCAACTGGAGCCACAATTCGATCTTGAAACCTTAACTCTCCTTCAGACCCTAGTTTAAAATCTAGGTTTTCTCCGTTTTGCACTTTCTCCAACCTTTTCTGGATCGTGGGGTCCGTTTTCTGTGCCTCTTTAATACGCTCCATCAACGGTGATTTCAACGACAGGTTCCCAAATAAAATCTTCAATCTCTCCAAGCGAGGGTTCCAACTACTAACCTCTTCTAACATGTCccattcttttaccattaacCCCGCTACATGAGCCTTTCTACTTAAAGCGTCTACCACCACGTTGGCTTTTCCTGGGTGGTAGTTTATTGAACAATcataatcctccaaaaattctacccatcgcctttgtctcaaattcaattccttttgggaaaacaagtacttaaggctcttgtggtccgtaaaaacttcaaaggtcacaccgtacaagtaatgtctccatttctttaggGCAAAGACCACTGCGGCCAGTTCTAGGTCATGCGTTGGATAATTTTGTTCGTgaggcttcaattttctagaggcataggcAACCACTTTACCCTTTTGCATTAGTACGCATTCTAGACCTTCCCTAGAGGCATCTGAGTATACGACATAACCTTCTACTCCGTCAGGCAACGCTAAAACAGGAGCTGATGTTAAGCGCTTCTTTAACTCTCGAAAACTTGATTCGCACTTTGGAGTCTAAATGAACTTACTATTTTTCTTTGTCAATTCTGTCAGAGGTCCAGCAATCTTCGAAAAGTCCTTAATGAATCGCCTGTAGTAACCTGCTAGacccaagaaacttctaacCTCTGTTGGAGTTTCTGGCTGTTTCCACATTGTGACtgcctcaacttttgccggatCTACGGCAATTCCATCTTTAGAAACTTTATGCCCCAAAAAGGAAATCTCatccagccaaaactcacacttactaaatttagCATACAATTTATGCTCCCTTAAGATCTGCATAACTATCTTCAAGTGTTTAGCATGTTCCGCTTGTGACCTAGAATAtactaggatatcatcaataaagactACTACGAACTGATCCAAGTACTTTTTATAGACTCtctgcattaagtccatgaaggcagctggtgcattggttaacccaaatggcatgactgcgaactcaaaatgtccatatcttgtattgaaagcagtcttaggtatgtcttcCTTCTTAATTTTCAACTGATAATATCCTTGCCTCAAGTCCAGTTTGGAGAAAACTACTGATCCTTGTAGCTGATCAAATAAGCTGTCAATCAATGGTAGAgggtatttatttttaattgtaccCTCATTTAATCCTCGATAAtcaatacataacctcaaacttccatcctttttcttaacaaatagaacagGTGCGCCCCATGGCGAATCACTTTCTCTAACAAAACCTCTCTCCAATAGATCCTGTAACTgtattttcaattcttttagtTCTGCGGGAGCCTTTCGGTACGGAGTCTTAGAAATCGGGGCCATTCCCGGCACTAGTTCAATCTTAAACTCCACTTCTCTCTCCGGAggtaatgtttttaattcttcgGGAAACACATCTGGAAATTCCCTTAGCACTGGTACATCCTCCAACTTTACTTGGTCACTGGGAGCGTTAATTAGGAAAGCTAAGAAACCTTGCGCTCCTTTATACAACATTTTTCTTGCCCGAACTCCCGAAATCATGGTAGATGATGCTAACCTACCtttcacatccaatttcagggttgcttccccaagaatccaaaattctaccacttttgcTCTACAATCAAACTTAGCATGGTAATGAGTTAGGAAATCCATTCCTATAATAACGTCATACCCTTTTATGTCCAAACTGACTAGGTCTACTAGCATCTTACGCTCTCCAACCCAGAATTCGCAGTTCTTATAGGCCAGGCTAGTGATTATACTCCTATTATCCATAGGTGTCCTAACTTCAAGATCGAAGGGTAATTTAACAGGTTGTACATCAATTCCGCACATAAAAATTGGATTCACAAATGAATGAGttgcaccaggatcaattagtaCTCTAGCTAatcggtgaaagattggaagagTACCTTCCACAACCTCTGAGGAATCAGGTACAGGTTGATCGTCCATAGCGTACACCCTGGCAGAAACTTTCGGCCTATTTCCTCCAGAAGTGGCTTGTCTAGCACTTGGGGTACcaccttcttgtatttttggacAACCGGCAATCTGGTGTTCACTGCTTCCGCACCTCAAGCACTTCCCTTCCTTCCTCCAGCATCCGTCCTCAGTATGGCCAGTCCTCCTGCAATACCCACAAGTTCCCTGAGGGGTGGTCGCACGACCTCCTTGTGGGGCGTTCCTAGTTTGACTCCTTCCACTTGGTCCTCCTCTAGCTCTGATAtctcttcctcctgcacctcTTGCCCCAGTTCCTCTCGCtagagcgcctcgtggtgctccAGGACTATTTACTCCACCCGTTCCTCGACCCACTTTAGCCGGTGGAGCATTTGCATAAGTCGGCTCCCGACTGCTGCTAGGGCCAATTCTTTTCTTGGCCTGGAAGGAGTTTACTTGAGTTCTAGCAACTTCAACCCTCTGAGCTCTCTCAACAGCATCAACAAACATGTCTATCTGAACAGCAGCTAatccctcctggatttccacgtTTAGTCCCTGCACAAACCTCTTTACACGCCTTTGTTCCGTGGCtaccaattcaggagcaaaaCTGGACAATTTCGTGAATTGAATCTCATATTCAGCGACACTTACCGCCCCCTACTTACACTTGATAAAgtcatcctctcttttctcttggatgAAAGGGGGTAGAAACTTGGCATTGAACTCCCGTGTGAAGTTCGCCCAGGTCCTAGGAATATGGTTCCTGTCCCAATTAACCCTAATtaggttccaccaggaacgagcagctccctcaaactggaatgcTGTAAAAGTCACTTGTCTCTCCTCCGTATAATTTAAAGCTGCAAAAATGTCAGAGATCCTCTCCCACCAACCTTCTGCTACCTCAGGTTCTGGGCCTCCATAGAACTTAGGAGGTCCAAACTTCAAGAATCTCTCTAATGCCCAATCCTCAGTATCGATGGGGCCTCCTTGATGATGCACTGCCCCCGGGGCTTGGTGCTCAGTCATGCGCTCTAGTACATCAGTTATTCTATTGATTGCGGTGGCCACTGGGTCTCTGGCGACACTCCCTTGACCCTGATCTTGATTGACCTCAGGTTCCCTATCACCACCACCCTCGGGGTGTTGTCTAGTTGATCTCCCACGTTCTCAACCTCTAACTCGTCGATCCATAGCCTAGTTATGCCTATATGTAAATAGAGCAATTAATCGAAACTATTgctatttatttacttattatcattattatcattatatatatttttcttttgtaagtaaaatcaaCACGAACATcaaggaaaggaaaataaaacactTAACGCATGTATTCACATACCAAAGTTCACACAACTAGCAGGTTAGGGTGCCTTCCAAAAGTAGGGCACACAAGTTTAGCAAATATATACAAACAATCCCTTAAACCAAAAATAGGGATATAGTGCCTTAAAAGTAGGCCATCTAGTTAGACAAAATGCTATGACCTATACCAGTGTCACCCTAACTAACGCTGGATACCAATTTACAAGCAAAGCAAGCCTAGTCTAACCCTCAGCAGGGCTACCAGGTGCAACGtcctcctcagggtcctccggatcctcctccgggtcctcctccggatcctcctcaacCCCTGCCTGAGCTGTACCCTGAATGATTCCCATGACCTCGTCTATCATCATAGTGGCGTCGGCCCTAATACCCGCACTCCTATCTCGTACCTCCTCAGCTACTCGAGTCAATCGAGACCTCTGTCTCCCTAACTCCTCACGAGCGGCCTCTGACCTAGCCCTCTCGGCTGCTAACCTCTGCTCGAGCTCAGCTATACAATCCATCTGAGTATCGACCATGATGCTCAACTCCTCGACATCCTGGGTCAAAATGTGATTAGCGTCCCTCAGCTGgtgacgctcgtcgtccaaagaCAGCACTAACTCGTTAGGGTAGGCATACGTGACCCTACACTGGCATCGAGGGTACCTATCAGCGGGTGTATAACGTATACGAGGTCCTCCGTCTCGTGGCCTATAGGAGATGGACCTAAGAGGCTCTACATGTCCATTAGCCACTCCGTTACCATTACCATGTCCGTTTCCGTTTTCCATTCCTGCAAAATAACCGAAATCCAAAGGTTAATACTTAAATAGCTAACTTGCTCAAGTACTACTTAGAATGCGTCTAATTTTCTCGTTTCTTAACTCTAAAAAGGTTCAGGGTTTCCAGCATATCTAATATatctttcaaataatttttctaacctaggctctgataccacctgtggcggccccacttctccctaaggcgaaccagagggttggcgggtcgcctgcctagctctcgccaggactcacgcaagaaaACCGACTAAACCCTTTCCACGTATAACTTAAACCGAAACAAAATTCGTCATCCGAACATGTCACACCTTTAAACGGCCGGAATACtaaaacacattaacttcagagataacattgacATTGGACATCTGTATGTTCACCCTTGGTACATCTCCAACTAGCCTAACACATAACTACACTTATACAATACAAACCACAAAGTGAAATCTGAAAGTTACAAataaattcatacaagccaaaacTTAGGGTTTGCACATTTCCagtttcaagtggcaacccaaaacaaaagataCATAGACCGATTCGAAACAAtatttacaaaagccaaaagcagATTTCAAATCTCTCGAACgccaaaacctgttaaggaaaacaaatatcgtgtggtgagctaaagctcagtggtgcccaaaAACACGCAATCATATAACACAAGTAGTAAATAATCTTCAAGCTTAAATTCAGCAAGTAGAAAAGCATATAACAGCacagggtaggatacaggggctctcaggcgCCATTTCCAcgaacttgatcaaaattaatcgcagttgaccctccgtcaactctcaatatctaaagtccatgtagatccattatttttccttaacacgctccaaccaacttactcccaccgggcccgcacacctcacgagagagtttggtattactcgagtataccttttgTAAACTAGTCGAGGAATTCATCCAACGACGTCACattataaactagtcgagggattcacccaacgacgtcacaacacgtttttaccaagtcaggataagaggccctcccaccctaaggtgtggtacattcccctgcctggtagattagttgacgagtccacgctccagtcaacaattgcaagatattcgagaaaacatttcaagcaagtcaccactcgaaaggctagtgcgataaagtacacactgccacTTCGATGGTTCAGGAAAACCactttccaattatcacataacaagtcaagaaagcactttaacactttagccatagaacaagcacggacactcaccaaaagtgaagctcaaaagtcaagctgggaatcgaagtccacgccctcgctaaaccctagaaaaccaagttttTAAAAACTGtaagttttactatacaaaCTCTTGgcttatatataaaatattatctggtatataactagtttattTTCTCGGAATAAATCAATAAATCTCTTAGAATTAAAGCTGATAAAGCgataaaatatttcgtatgaTTTCTTTAAAGatacttttctttctagaggGTAACTAAATcaatttaattcaaacaagttttcttgccgaacaagttttctaagcctttctttttataattattaaaatctcatgtttttaacaattttcctcaaaacaactAGTCAGGAATAATTTTACGAAATACTTGAAGTTTAGAAGTTAATACAATTATTTcctaaaagtaataaaactagtttaagcaaagaaaagaattaactagttaGCAAGATTTTAAAAGTCCTgtcatttaaattttaatattaacgTGCTATTCTCAATTTATATAACTTAATATTAAgacaaaatatttcaataaagctTGATCAAAAATACTCGAATTCAaaagaccaaaacagatttcacGATTTCAAATCATTTGCACATTGTATTCCCGGTTGCCAAAATAGCCAAAAcacaattcaaacatcaatttcactagggcttcatcaatcattagccctaggtctcaacagattcaattccaaataaaattcaacaaagaaAGTCCAAGGTATCAAAACAAACCCAAATCACAACCCATGGTCCTTCCAAGTACATTTCAGCCAACCACTTGAACAAATTTCCCAAAATTAAACTCTtgcaaaaattactcaaatggccaagagcttcatcaatcattagctcttgacgaCAAACAATCATTCCTTGTAACAATCAACCAGAAATTTAACTCAAACATAGAAGATAAGTCACGGCTAGCTTACCCACAAC contains the following coding sequences:
- the LOC140015139 gene encoding uncharacterized protein, with the translated sequence MTEHQAPGAVHHQGGPIDTEDWALERFLKFGPPKFYGGPEPEVAEGWWERISDIFAALNYTEERQVTFTAFQFEGAARSCFAPELVATEQRRVKRFVQGLNVEIQEGLAAVQIDMFVDAVERAQRVEVARTQVNSFQAKKRIGPSSSREPTYANAPPAKVGRGTGGVNSPGAPRGALARGTGARGAGGRDIRARGGPSGRSQTRNAPQGGRATTPQGTCGYCRRTGHTEDGCWRKEGKCLRCGSSEHQIAGCPKIQEGGTPSARQATSGGNRPKVSARVYAMDDQPVPDSSEVVEGTLPIFHRLARVLIDPGATHSFVNPIFMCGIDVQPVKLPFDLEVRTPMDNRSIITSLAYKNCEFWVGERKMLVDLVSLDIKGDQVKLEDVPVLREFPDVFPEELKTLPPEREVEFKIELVPGMAPISKTPYRKAPAELKELKIQLQDLLERGFVRESDSPWGAPVLFVKKKDGSLRSQAEHAKHLKIVMQILREHKLYAKFSKCEFWLDEISFLGHKVSKDGIAVDPAKVEAVTMWKQPETPTEVRSFLGLAGYYRRFIKDFSKIAGPLTELTKKNRKANVVVDALSRKAHVAGLMVKEWDMLEEVSSWNPRLERLKILFGNLSLKSPLMERIKEAQKTDPTIQKRLEKVQNGENLDFKLGSEGELRFQDRIVAPVDEELRKEIPEESHRSRYTIHPGVNRMYHDVKELYWWDGLKKDVAKFVQKCLICQQVKAEHQKPSGLLQPLEIPEWSGTT